The following proteins are co-located in the Poseidonibacter antarcticus genome:
- the groES gene encoding co-chaperone GroES has product MNFKPLGKRVLVQRTEVESKTASGIILVDSAKEKPNTAEVKAIGGEITEIKVGDTIVFEQFRGTEFTLDGVDYLVLDQENIIGVM; this is encoded by the coding sequence ATGAATTTTAAACCATTAGGAAAAAGAGTTCTAGTACAAAGAACTGAAGTAGAGAGCAAAACTGCAAGTGGGATTATCTTAGTTGATTCAGCAAAAGAAAAACCAAATACTGCAGAAGTAAAAGCAATTGGTGGAGAGATAACTGAAATTAAAGTAGGTGATACAATTGTTTTCGAACAATTTAGAGGAACTGAGTTTACACTTGATGGTGTAGATTATTTAGTATTAGATCAAGAAAATATTATAGGAGTAATGTAA
- a CDS encoding polyprenyl synthetase family protein, whose amino-acid sequence MKTLLTNFEDYLINNLPVSKTFHPYFEDALGNMLQAGGKRFRPMLLLSVVKSNKNLLIQNSMPVALGLEMLHTYSLIHDDLPSMDNADLRRGFETLHKKYDEVTAILVGDALNTEAFKQISNAPLHNDVKIELIKCLSSNGGIDGMIIGQAIDCYFENKILELSQLEYLHIHKTAKLIAASLKMGAIISEYDFQTQEKLYNFGIDLGLLFQIQDDIIDETYTEEEAGKTTQNDDAKNSFVNLLGLDGAINSADKLADKCEKILNTLDKNLKQSLEELLLKYINRHKIDKKSL is encoded by the coding sequence ATGAAAACATTACTTACAAATTTTGAAGATTATTTAATAAATAATCTTCCTGTTTCTAAAACTTTTCATCCTTATTTTGAAGATGCTTTAGGAAATATGCTCCAAGCAGGTGGAAAAAGATTCCGTCCAATGCTTTTACTTTCAGTTGTTAAATCAAATAAAAATTTATTAATACAAAATTCTATGCCAGTTGCTTTAGGCCTAGAGATGCTTCATACCTATTCTCTTATTCATGATGATTTACCTTCTATGGATAACGCTGATTTAAGACGAGGTTTTGAGACTTTACACAAAAAATATGATGAAGTTACTGCAATATTAGTAGGTGATGCTTTAAATACAGAAGCTTTTAAACAAATATCAAATGCACCTTTGCACAATGATGTAAAAATAGAATTAATTAAATGTTTATCATCAAATGGTGGAATTGATGGAATGATAATAGGTCAAGCAATTGATTGTTATTTTGAAAATAAAATACTTGAACTTTCGCAATTAGAATATTTACATATTCATAAAACTGCAAAACTAATTGCAGCTTCATTAAAAATGGGTGCAATTATTAGTGAATATGATTTTCAAACTCAAGAAAAATTATATAATTTTGGAATTGACTTAGGTTTACTATTTCAAATTCAAGATGATATTATTGATGAAACTTATACAGAAGAAGAAGCAGGAAAAACAACACAAAATGATGATGCTAAAAATTCATTTGTAAATTTATTAGGACTTGATGGTGCTATTAATTCTGCGGATAAATTAGCAGACAAATGTGAAAAAATATTAAATACATTAGATAAGAATTTAAAACAATCTTTAGAAGAATTACTTCTAAAATATATAAATAGACATAAAATAGATAAAAAATCTCTATAA
- a CDS encoding YbaB/EbfC family nucleoid-associated protein — protein MFDGIDLKNLDLNGMMGQFQNMAASAKEENASKIFTSKAGGGMIEISINGNSEVVDLKIDDSLLEDKDSLQILLISCMNDVIKQTEENQKMMAMNMMGGLGSIGKK, from the coding sequence ATGTTTGATGGAATTGATTTAAAAAATTTAGATTTAAATGGAATGATGGGACAGTTTCAAAATATGGCAGCTAGTGCAAAAGAGGAAAATGCTTCAAAAATATTTACTTCAAAAGCTGGTGGTGGAATGATTGAAATTTCAATTAATGGTAATTCAGAAGTTGTTGATTTAAAAATTGATGATTCTTTACTTGAAGATAAAGATTCACTACAAATTTTATTAATTTCATGTATGAATGATGTTATTAAGCAAACAGAAGAAAACCAAAAAATGATGGCCATGAATATGATGGGTGGATTAGGTTCTATAGGAAAAAAATAG
- the panD gene encoding aspartate 1-decarboxylase, translating into MTFDMLYSKIHRATVTDANLNYVGSITIDEELMKASSLRVGQKVEIVNVNNGERFATYVIKGKAGSKDMCLNGAAARKVEIGDKIIVISYASYSEKELENYKPIIVIVDDENNIDMITNELVGSDHV; encoded by the coding sequence ATGACATTTGATATGCTATATAGTAAAATTCATAGAGCGACAGTTACTGATGCTAACTTAAACTATGTGGGATCGATTACTATTGATGAAGAATTAATGAAAGCATCAAGTTTAAGAGTTGGTCAAAAAGTTGAAATTGTAAACGTTAATAATGGCGAAAGATTTGCTACTTATGTTATTAAAGGTAAAGCAGGAAGTAAAGATATGTGTCTTAATGGAGCTGCTGCAAGAAAAGTTGAAATTGGAGATAAGATTATAGTTATTTCTTATGCTTCTTATTCTGAAAAAGAACTAGAAAATTATAAACCTATTATAGTTATTGTAGATGATGAAAATAATATTGATATGATTACAAATGAATTAGTGGGGAGCGATCATGTTTGA
- a CDS encoding (2Fe-2S) ferredoxin domain-containing protein yields the protein MEIPSIPQPTFYIFKCEQASPPGMPKPSCVNENTRDLFNYTTKLLMQKGLMGPVQVVRTSCLGRCEMGPVMLLEPGHHMYCQLSKEKIDKIVEEHILGGSPVVEYLIPKQHWGEAIKLEN from the coding sequence ATGGAAATACCATCAATTCCTCAACCAACGTTTTATATCTTTAAGTGTGAACAAGCTTCACCACCAGGGATGCCAAAACCATCATGTGTAAATGAGAATACTAGAGATTTATTTAATTACACTACAAAATTATTAATGCAAAAGGGATTAATGGGACCTGTTCAAGTGGTTAGAACTTCTTGTTTAGGTCGATGTGAAATGGGTCCGGTTATGTTACTTGAGCCAGGACATCATATGTATTGTCAGTTATCTAAGGAAAAAATAGATAAAATAGTTGAAGAACATATATTAGGTGGAAGTCCAGTTGTTGAGTATTTAATACCTAAACAACATTGGGGTGAAGCTATAAAATTAGAAAATTAA
- a CDS encoding peptidylprolyl isomerase — protein MKKILFILCSFILYLQAANPLAIIETNQGEIQIELRPDIAPKAVENFITHSKNGYYNGLIFHRVIRGFMLQSGDPTGTGTGGESIWKKNFEDEFSPSALFDKAGVLAMANRGRNTNGSQFFITTVPTYWLNGKHTIFGYVTKGMDIVKKIESVPTTGRSGGDKPLSEQKIISITIK, from the coding sequence ATGAAAAAAATACTTTTTATTCTTTGTTCATTTATATTATATTTACAAGCAGCAAATCCTCTTGCAATAATTGAAACAAATCAAGGGGAAATACAGATTGAATTAAGACCTGATATTGCACCTAAAGCAGTTGAGAACTTTATAACACATTCAAAAAATGGTTATTACAATGGTTTAATTTTCCATAGAGTTATTAGAGGTTTTATGTTGCAATCAGGAGATCCAACAGGAACGGGTACAGGTGGAGAATCTATCTGGAAAAAGAATTTTGAAGATGAGTTCTCTCCATCAGCACTATTTGATAAAGCGGGTGTTTTAGCAATGGCAAATAGAGGTAGAAATACAAATGGAAGTCAATTTTTTATAACAACAGTTCCAACATATTGGTTAAATGGTAAACATACTATTTTTGGTTATGTTACAAAAGGAATGGATATTGTTAAAAAGATAGAAAGTGTTCCAACAACAGGTAGAAGTGGAGGAGATAAACCACTTAGTGAACAAAAAATAATTAGCATCACTATTAAATAG
- a CDS encoding response regulator gives MEIDKKLLKRLRILYVEDDATIRTELSQLLSNFFETVYTAEDGKEGLEIYLRNQDEIDIILSDINMPKLSGIDMVKAIRGVDSKVPIFFATAHSDNEFLSEAIKLKIYEYIIKPIDIRHLLSLMNDLAEILYQDFLIDQKNKELEKYKEVTDLNNIVIETDIHMKIVKVNELCCKISGYSKEELIGQDFKFLKHLDTSNDLYVKMYAEVLNNKPWHGNLKNRTKDNGFFTTDCYMITILNDAGEVEGAISIQKDITEELVRKREMQRALMKDKSEIFIRSKEGNAEQYAIINDLKIKLENAQNELFKVQKNTDKYIYTAEKYSLENRNLKSELSIYKRNSDKHNTSLKLSKENSDLRQDIKRLKIKIEDNENKFLKEKKQIEVNFQIEIDEITNALTKLREKYEAIETDDVLVQKLEYWKEKASNESKRLENLEKQIMTYGDKDMMNKIFG, from the coding sequence ATGGAAATAGATAAAAAATTACTTAAACGTCTAAGAATATTATATGTAGAAGATGATGCTACTATTCGAACTGAATTATCTCAGTTATTATCTAATTTTTTTGAAACTGTATATACAGCAGAAGATGGAAAAGAAGGTTTAGAAATTTATCTTCGTAATCAGGATGAAATTGATATTATTTTATCAGATATTAATATGCCAAAATTAAGTGGTATTGATATGGTAAAAGCAATACGTGGAGTTGATTCAAAAGTTCCTATTTTTTTTGCAACAGCACATTCAGATAATGAATTTCTCTCAGAAGCTATAAAATTAAAGATTTATGAATATATAATAAAACCAATTGACATAAGACATTTACTTTCACTTATGAATGATTTAGCTGAAATTTTATATCAAGATTTTTTAATAGATCAGAAGAATAAAGAGTTAGAAAAGTATAAAGAAGTTACTGATTTAAATAATATTGTTATTGAAACTGATATTCATATGAAAATTGTAAAAGTAAATGAACTTTGTTGCAAGATTTCTGGATATTCAAAAGAAGAATTAATTGGACAAGACTTTAAGTTTTTAAAACATCTTGATACTTCAAATGACTTATATGTAAAAATGTATGCCGAAGTTCTTAATAATAAACCATGGCATGGAAATTTAAAAAATAGAACAAAAGATAATGGATTTTTTACTACTGACTGTTATATGATTACAATTTTAAATGATGCTGGAGAAGTTGAAGGTGCTATTTCTATTCAAAAAGATATTACAGAAGAATTAGTTAGAAAAAGAGAAATGCAACGTGCTTTAATGAAAGATAAAAGTGAGATTTTTATAAGAAGTAAAGAAGGTAATGCTGAACAATATGCAATTATTAATGATTTAAAGATTAAACTTGAAAATGCTCAAAATGAACTTTTTAAAGTTCAAAAAAATACAGATAAATATATATATACAGCTGAAAAATATTCTTTAGAAAATAGAAATTTAAAAAGTGAATTATCTATTTATAAAAGAAATTCAGATAAACATAATACCTCTTTAAAATTGTCAAAAGAAAATTCAGATTTAAGACAAGATATTAAAAGATTAAAAATTAAAATAGAAGATAATGAAAATAAATTTTTAAAAGAAAAGAAACAAATAGAAGTTAATTTTCAAATTGAAATTGATGAAATTACTAACGCATTAACAAAATTAAGAGAAAAATATGAAGCAATTGAAACGGATGATGTTTTAGTTCAGAAATTAGAATATTGGAAAGAAAAAGCAAGTAATGAATCTAAAAGACTTGAAAATTTAGAGAAACAAATTATGACTTATGGTGATAAAGATATGATGAATAAAATTTTTGGTTAA
- a CDS encoding response regulator, with protein MHEKIEKLRGLKLLFVEDEKDLLSIISDALTKLQANFLTANNGLEALELLKKNPDIDVIITDINMPVMNGLDMIKNIANQDLHIPIIVMSAHTEEEYIMKAKEYGVREYLLKPFDFIKFIELITSMKVK; from the coding sequence ATGCATGAAAAAATAGAAAAACTAAGAGGTCTTAAACTTCTTTTTGTTGAGGATGAAAAAGACTTATTATCTATAATTAGTGATGCATTAACAAAACTACAAGCAAATTTTCTCACTGCAAATAATGGCTTAGAAGCATTAGAATTACTAAAAAAAAATCCAGATATTGATGTAATTATTACTGATATTAATATGCCTGTAATGAATGGTTTAGATATGATAAAGAACATTGCAAATCAAGACCTTCATATTCCAATAATTGTAATGTCTGCACATACTGAAGAAGAATATATAATGAAAGCAAAAGAATATGGTGTTCGTGAATATTTATTAAAACCTTTTGATTTTATAAAGTTTATTGAACTTATAACAAGTATGAAAGTAAAATAA
- a CDS encoding chemotaxis protein CheW gives MDVNEEKVINYANTSEFMTFELGSMKYAIELPKIREILTYPDNITPLPNTSDWVKGLINLRGEVVPILDIRIKFNTSVSTYDENTSVIAVITEDKRMVGIIVDLVDDVQRLDTSTLAPVSEMGSAIPSKYLKGYVRLDNNEMLVVMDIERVVDKEELKD, from the coding sequence ATGGATGTTAATGAAGAAAAAGTAATTAATTATGCAAATACTAGTGAATTTATGACATTTGAGCTAGGTTCAATGAAATATGCAATTGAGTTACCAAAAATTAGAGAAATCTTAACTTATCCAGATAATATTACACCACTACCAAATACTTCAGATTGGGTAAAAGGACTTATAAATTTACGAGGTGAAGTTGTACCTATTTTGGATATTCGAATAAAATTTAATACAAGTGTAAGCACTTATGATGAAAATACATCTGTAATTGCTGTAATAACTGAAGATAAAAGAATGGTTGGGATTATTGTTGATTTGGTTGATGATGTTCAAAGATTAGATACAAGTACCTTAGCACCTGTTTCTGAAATGGGTTCAGCTATTCCTTCTAAATATTTAAAAGGTTATGTACGATTGGATAATAATGAAATGCTTGTTGTTATGGATATAGAAAGAGTAGTAGATAAAGAAGAATTAAAAGATTAA
- the xseA gene encoding exodeoxyribonuclease VII large subunit: protein MNSPINVSTLNSQIKSLLETTFIQVYVEGEVSNLTYHNSGHIYFSIKDQNSTISCVMFRGNTKYLKFRLEVGQKIVITGNITVYAPRGNYQLLCNKIEPSGQGALALAYEQLKTKLEQKGYFDPLRKKTLPKYPKKIALVTSATGAAIEDMKKVALHRWPLVEFILIPTLVQGEGSAYDISNAIKYADTLCVDIMIVGRGGGSIEDLWAFNEEIVANAIYEANTPIISAVGHEVDYLISDFVADVRAATPSNAIEIALPDINEHRMYLDSLRNEYDNLFKRILFNKEQDIINLKRLFEQNSMESKFKFIESEIKLLKSSFQSNLSQKIIHYENEIEMLVKTFKNNYSQNISKLQNNIDLLKNNYELNHPNKKDKNGFVQISKENKIISLDNLKVGDTVSLQSPKYIATCVINNLKKQ from the coding sequence ATGAATTCACCAATTAATGTATCAACTTTAAATTCACAAATAAAGTCTCTTTTAGAGACAACTTTTATACAAGTTTATGTTGAAGGTGAAGTTTCAAATCTAACTTATCATAATTCAGGGCATATATATTTTTCTATTAAAGATCAAAATTCTACTATTTCTTGTGTAATGTTTAGAGGAAATACTAAATATTTAAAATTTAGACTTGAAGTTGGACAAAAAATAGTAATTACTGGAAATATTACAGTTTATGCACCAAGAGGAAATTATCAATTATTATGTAATAAAATTGAACCTTCAGGACAAGGTGCCTTAGCACTTGCTTATGAACAATTAAAAACTAAGTTAGAACAAAAAGGGTATTTTGACCCGTTAAGAAAGAAAACTCTTCCGAAATATCCTAAAAAAATTGCACTTGTTACTTCTGCAACTGGTGCAGCTATTGAAGATATGAAAAAAGTAGCACTTCATCGTTGGCCACTGGTTGAATTTATTTTAATTCCAACTTTAGTTCAAGGTGAGGGTTCTGCTTATGATATTTCAAATGCTATTAAATATGCGGATACTTTATGTGTTGATATTATGATTGTAGGTCGTGGTGGTGGAAGTATTGAAGATTTATGGGCTTTTAATGAAGAAATAGTTGCAAATGCTATTTATGAAGCTAATACTCCTATTATTTCAGCAGTTGGTCATGAAGTTGATTATTTAATTTCAGATTTTGTAGCTGATGTTCGAGCAGCAACTCCATCTAATGCAATTGAAATTGCTCTTCCTGATATAAATGAGCATAGAATGTATTTGGATTCTTTACGTAATGAATATGATAATTTATTTAAAAGAATTTTATTTAATAAAGAACAAGATATTATTAATTTAAAAAGATTATTTGAACAAAATTCAATGGAAAGTAAGTTTAAATTTATTGAATCAGAAATAAAACTTTTAAAATCTTCTTTTCAATCAAATTTATCTCAAAAAATAATACATTATGAAAATGAAATAGAAATGCTTGTAAAAACTTTTAAAAATAATTATTCTCAAAATATATCAAAACTTCAAAATAATATTGATTTATTAAAAAATAATTATGAATTAAATCATCCTAATAAAAAAGATAAAAATGGATTTGTACAAATATCAAAAGAGAATAAAATAATTTCTTTAGATAATTTAAAAGTAGGCGATACAGTCTCTTTACAAAGTCCTAAATATATTGCTACGTGTGTAATAAATAATTTAAAAAAACAATAA